The genomic segment GCACTTGGTCTTTAAGCAGAGCCCACAATTTAACAGCAGCCAGACAGACCCGGCTAACATCCCTGTAGGAAAGAAAGTACGGCCATTTTGGAGCCTGGTGTAAATTGATTTGGGTCAGAATGGACTAGGTACGTTGGGGTAAAGACAATGAAAGTATGTTGTTTGTTAATTTTCCAGTCACACACTGGACTGACCAGCCCAACAGTAAGCCCAACGTAGAAAAGACAAAGTAAAAACCTCAGAATATGTCAAAAAAGCTCAGAGATCAATTTTAGTTAGTtcgatatatatttatgtatacactGTATATTTGTCCATGTATGTGAGGTCAAGTTCTGAACTCGCTAACGCATCCGCCTGAAATAACTATTTTTGTCCGCAATGAACATTATAAAGAAAACGTCACTCAACAAATAGAATAAAGCTGAAGCAAAAAGCGGGGGAAGCTAAAGCCACACAAGGCTGTGGATTTCCaatataaaaacacaattaTAATAACGCAGTAAACACCTGCCCACAGAAACCTTTTACTGTGACTAACGACCCACACGAAATGTCCACCGTATCTATATATGGAAAAAAACCGAACACGCATCAATTAATACGGACACAAAGCTAAACAACAGCTAAACAGGCACAGCGGGCCGGGGCTCGCACATGCAGTCATACATGTAGACACGTATACATACTAAAGAGTGCAATGCCAGATTTAGCACCCCTGTACACCTCCCTCATACATTAACAGAGACCCAGGAGGAGTCCAAGGCACTAAGAGCATTGAAGCGCATtaagaggggcagggggggcttgggggttTTCCCCTGCGCTTTCTTCATTATCCTGCATTAGATAgggctagtctctctctctcgtcacatTACAGGCTCGctcgccctcacacacacacacacacacacacacacacacacacacacacacacacacacacacacacacacacacacacacacacacacacacacacacacacacacacacacacacacacttaatgggGGCAGCATGAAGCTGAGGGTGGAAACAGAGGAGATTATGAGAGGCACTGTATGTAATACTTTCATACTATAGCACTGCAATGAAATAGATGCAGAGGAGGAGTATTAATAGGTATATAGACAAAGTGTATTTGTGTAGTTGAATTAGTGCATTAATAACTGCATGGACCTCTTTGTGAGGGTGCATTAATTCCGATCTGGTATAAGGAGTCTATGAACACATTGGCACCTAACTAGGTAATGCTCACTACTATACTGATCATGGTAATACTAATAACTGATATTAGTTAACATTAATATATATTGACTTTTTGGGGGATGGACCATTTGTTCAAGACACTTAATATCCCAGAGCCCATGTTCATCTGTTCTGTTGTTTACATAAATGTGTTATTGATTGCCTGGTGAAATTGGTTTGCAAACCCGGCCCAGGGTCATATCTTCAACATTTTGCTCTGGTTTAATGAGAACCATTTGTTATGTGGTTGGGATCTGCAGTGATATTAAGGTCATCTGAAGCCTATCATTAGGATAGAGTAATGCTGCTATCTGGAAACCACTGTGGACGgatataaatcaataaaacacTAGAATGACCTATGATAATGAACATGAGTCTTCTTTATGCACGTGGAAAAAAAGGAACGCATGAGGCTTGCATGCATTCAATGAGCTACTAGAACTACACTCAGGGACCTGACGGACGAGGGGCGTCATACCTGCGTTTTCCGAGAGGTAGGAGAAGTCCTCCCGGGGGTAGGAGGCCGAGGGCTGGATGAACATGCCCTCGTCGAAGCCCTCCTCCGGCTCAGGCTGGACGTTGTACACGAATCGCCGGGTGGTCGCCTGCTTTTTCCTGCGGCCGCTCCCCGCCGCCTCGCGCTTTATGGCTGCGGCGGGCGCGGCCGCAGCGCCGCCCGTGGCCGGCTCGTTCCAGACGAACACCTGCCCCTGGCCGTCGTGGCCCTGCGTCTCGCTGGCGTCCGCAGAGTAGGGGGAGCTGTCGTTGTGGCGGCCCCAGCCCCCGGACGCGCCGGAGGCCCCCAGGGCACAGCCCTCGCCGCCGGCCGCCGACAGCTCCACGTCGCTGacctcctccttcaccgcctCGGACGCCTCTTTGGCCGGGCCGCCGGTGCCgttgctgccgccgccgccgccgcttgTGCAGCTGGCCTTGATGGAGAGCTTGGACAGGATGTTGGTGGCCCAGAAGTTGCTGGGCTTGCGGTCCAGCGGGTGGCCGTCGGTGGTGACCGTCCGCCGCTTGTTGTAGTCCACCACCACGGCGTCGGGGACCTCCTGCTTGATGCTGATGTTCAGGGCGTCTTTGATGAACGCGCGGCACGTCCGCACCACCTCCGTCATCTGCAGGTAGCTGGCCACCGACATCACCTCGATGACGTTCTGGCTGGTCAGCAGCAGGTTCCCGGAGTAGAGGAAGTCGAGGAGGACCGAGAAGCCCTGCACGGCGGCGACGTCCAGGTGCGTGACCGTGCCTTGGTCCTGGCCGTCGCCCTTGGACAGACAGTAGAGGGTCTTGAAGTAGCGGCTGCCGGCCACCAGGATGTTCTTGTGCGCGCGGAACACCTGGCCGCACACCACGATGTTGACGTCACAGAGGACGCCGCCCCTGCGCTGCTTGTCCAGCTCCTGCAGCAGCTGGTAGCAGTAGGAGTTCTCGTTGGGCTTGTTGCGATAGTCCTCCTCCGGGGGGATGTTGCAGGGGCTGGAATTTTCGGAGGTCCTTTCTGAGTCCTTTGGAATAAATGGAGAGATTGGTTAATGTGGAGCTGAGAGTTAAGCAGGCAGATGGGCTCGAGAGATCGGTTATTGTACATCAGCGTATTTCGATAAACACACAACTGATACTTTTTTGGGATTGTTGTCCTGGTTGCTTTCCTCTGTACAAATTTGTATTGCTCAGTGTTgctggaaaacatgaaatgtctGGGAAACCTGCAAATTTTGTTAAGCAAACCGAAGGGTACATTTAGCCCAAAAGATGTCTTTAGGTGAGCCTTTGCCGGTTCAGATCTTTTGCTTTGAGAGACGCCGCTAACCCTTGCATTATGAGCATACAGGAACTAGAATAAGGTTTCGGATGACATGGGGCGGAGTAGATGATGACAGTGTTTACCTTTCAGAGTAAACGACAAGCTTTAATCAGAAACTAAAATAAAGGATAAAGACGCCCAACATTGTACATCACACAGGTTGGAACATGGCCCAGGACCATTTGAATGTAAACACTCTTCTGGACATGCAAACGCAGTCTTCCAGCCCATGATATTTGTTTCCCCTGCTCACTGGTTCACGCCCATGGTGTGCAAATGCTGATACCAGTGCACCTGCCTTTTGGGTAAAACAAGTTTTACAGGCTTAAGTTTGGGGAAGGGATAAGGGTTCCCAACGACAATGCCAACAACCCTAGTGTCTGGTTGTGTAGCATAACCTTGGAGACCGTATCGCATAAGCTCCAACAAAGTCCATCCCCTACCACCCCATCTACCACATGGTACAGAAGACAGATGGACGCAGGAGAAAAGAGGTTTAAGGAACCAGGGTTCATCCCCACTCCTTTAATCTCACCTCCATGTCAAGGTAGTCAATACATCCGAGCGTTTTCAGTCCAAGTTAATACTGACTGTGTGTCAGTACATTTTTCAGCCTGTGATTTTCCTTTGCTTACACTTTAGCTGGAAGTAGTGCGTAAGACGCCAGGTGGTCTTAATCAGAACTAGGAGGCTGTTCCAGCTACCTGACTCTAGAAAGGGAGGACAACTGGGCAACAAACGCTTTCTCCCTGCATCAACCATATTCCTCCCAAATTCCCCTGCAGCAGGGCAAAGGGACCGCCTGGtacagagagggagtgtgtgtgtgtgtgtgtgtgtgtgtgtgtgtgtgtgtgtgtgtgtgtgtgtgtgtgtgtgtgtgtgtgtgtgtgtgtgtgtgtgtgtgtgtgtacccccaCGCACATCACTTACTGGTTCCACATGAATACGCATGGATGCATTAGAACTCAACACATTTGGTCCGAAAGAACCGACGTGCAGATGAATTTGGTACAGTGCTTGACAATATGATTTGACCAAAACCAACACGTAAACTCACTGAcatcctctcactcactgtctcaatGACCGACATACAACTCTCCCAGGCTCATTTTAGAATTGCGCAGCAGATGTCCTAATCCAGAATAATTCACATTGCTCGAGCCCTGCATTTTTACCCCTTCCTTTCATCCCTCTttatctccacacacacacacacacacacacacacacacacacacacacacacacacacacacacacacacacacacacacacacacacacacacacacacacacacacacacacacacacacacacacacacacacagctggagcTTCAACTCGAGTGATTCAGATTAAATCCATTTCTCTGAGGTCCCCACcctacctaccccccccccccgcccccccaccactcCACTGGGTATCTCTGGTCAGGGACGGCCCAGGATAGtagtggggtgggtgggggcgtGCGGGTGGTTATCATGTGGCACagctggaggagagcgaggggaggggagcagcaGAGATGGGGATGGCTGTAAGAGAGCCAtagatggagacagaggaggataGCGCGATGGAGTAGTGTTATACTATATAGCTGTCCTGGAAGCCTAAACCTCTCTCTGACCCATGCATCAAATTTAACGGCATGGGATTTTATTCCAGTTCTCTAATTGAGGGTCTTATTTCAGAAACATTGATAAAATGGCATCGATTTCTATGTCGACGACGATCACACAAGACACATTACCacgtttaaaataaatacacgttTTGGGGTTCAATTGCTCTTTAAGTAGAAATTGGAAAGCCTTGAAGAGCAGCAGTGATTGGGGGTGATGGAAAAACACAGCAACGAAGAGTGGGAGAGATGGGGTCGTAAAATGATAGCTGGCACACACGAAAAAAGAGTGAGCCGACCGACAAGATGAACTACGACAGGAAAGGGAAGAAGAGCCTTGAGAATACGAAGGGAGGACAcattgaggaggagagagcgatgGAAGGCGAGACGTGAAGGAGGCAGCGAGAGTTGGGTCACCCCATTTCAGCCTTTCATAAGGCGCGCTCAGCCCCGGGCTCATTGTCCACTCACTGTGGGCCCTTTTGTGAAGAGCTCTGCACTCCCCTGCTTTTACACCCAGGCTCCCAGTTGCCCTCAGCACCAGTCACGAgaatggaggtggaggtggatgaaGGGGCAACATACGAGTAATGGGACCTGGGTATAATGGGAAATGGGTGTAATGGGACATGGGTATAATGGGACATGGGTGTACAGGAAAATGGGTTTTGAGGTTGGTAGATCTGTTTTGATAACGGACCTGGtagcttttgtttttctttctggaCGGATTGTATGCACTACATGGTCGCGTGGCAATAAGTTAACAAAACATGTCTTACCACAAGTTAATAAACATACTTAAAAGGGATGCGAATCTCTCCTTCAGGCATGATTAGATATGCATCTCGATACATTGGCTCCGAGAGGAAACAGAATCCATACATCACTACGTTTGAATAAATTCATTGtaattcaatttgaataagATGTATCAAATAAATCAAACGTTTTATATGTTATAAATATGTACCAGTCCTTGTAAACAGCAGCGTTGGCCCAGTATAAAGCATTTCCCAATAAACAAGCATGCATGAACATGGATAACTTTGCTGGCATTGCTTATAGTGACACCAGCCATACAGAGCTGAAACATGGTCCACTCAGCCGTTCAGACCCAGCTTCATGGTTGCGTGAGAAAACCGGGACTGTTAAGGCATGTCAACTTTTGAACTAAGCCTAACCGGGGCGACTGCATGACGTCTCCGAGCGACCTTTTTAAATTGTCTTTTTAGAAATGTCTTCTGGAACACAGTATGGAAGTGCCAGCCTCTTTGCTTGAAAGTGCAGAGGATTTGTAGATAATGTTCTGTGTTGCAGTTGACCAGTCTTTAACAGATCAATCATGGGATGCATTTTGGAAGGTAGAAACTAGAAAGGGATGCCTATTAAAGCTATAAAATGTTTGTAACTTTTTAATAGATTATCTGACTGATACAGGTTACATCCGATTCACTCGCATCGTAAACATTCAAAAACAGGGCAGATCTTGCCTATCATTGTAAACGTTACACCCTTAATACTTAACACACGTTCGGTGTTATTTGAcgacattaaaaacaacaaattatttatttattaccaaTATAAAAAGAACGCCCTGCAGGTGGTTATCAAACTACCAGGAAAGCCAACGGCATTAATCCATCACATATTGCCGAGTCCATTAGGAGACTAAGAGGGGAGTGTTGGCCAGAGACAGGTTGTTttatgtgcgtgcatgagtgtgctGAAGTCAGCCTAGGACATCCTGGTACAGGATCAATTTGCTGCGTTCTGGCCTCCATCATCAGCATCGGTTCTCCTCGTCCAGATGTGCCACGTGTAAGGcagggagcagagggggagagagagagcaccggCAGGCCAACTGCGGGGCAGATGCTGAGAGACCAGGCCGCCGCCACACACCAGGGCCAGGAGAGACAATATGGCGACAAACCCCTGCATGTTTAATCCCAGCCAGAGATGTttaaaacggggggggggggttgaagaattcagacggagaggagagagggggggcaaaGAAGAATGAAAGCGAGGCTGGAAACGAGGAATGCTTTTGATCTAGGTCAAATGGGGATGCTCCCTCCCCAATTCTGAAATTAACAGCCCATGGACGCTGATTTACAGATAAAAAAGAAACGGAGGTGAAGTGGCCCTGTAAGTTAAGAGCACTAGAAGCACACAGGACCCCCAACCCCCTTTCAGACTGCACCCTGGAGAACAGGAGGAGTCTACAGACAACGGGAACAGACCTGAACGAAATACACCGCCCTAGGGCAAACTAactacacacatccacacccatgTGCACTGGGTtagcattgcacacacacacacacacacacacacacacacacagagaaacaaacacatctACCCACCTCCCCACCCGTATTCACCTAGTCCACGCCCATGTCCTAGCCCGCACCCAAGGCCATCTTCATCCttctgtccccccctctcttctctcgcccactctctcGGTTCTCCCCTCAACAGACCCATCTCCCCCCCAGATCCCGGAACAATACGGCAGTGTGTGTTCGGCCCAAGGTGTGGGTGGGCCCTGCCGAATCGGCTCCCGGGTCCCCTGACAATGCTTAGACAcatgagggaaggagggaatgagaaagaaacacagtgcgccacagagagtgagaggcaagCTTGCAGAGACTGATTCAAACAGAAGAATTCTCCCTCTGGCCCCCCCACACTAACTGACGTACACACCCTGGCGACCCATGGCCCCCAATAAACATCCCATCTATCTAACAGACACCAGCCTTGGGCGGGTGGGGTCCCTGCCTCCACAGCCTCTACCACCTCTTTGAGACGGACATTTAATAGCCGTGTGTGATGTTAACCAAGACTCACCAATAATTATAATGAAATAATAgaatcccctctcctcttctcctccgaGGGGAATTTAATTGGAGAAAAGGTCTCCTACGACCCCAGATACCCATCTCCGTAGTCTACTTTGCCATATTCTTAACCTTCCAGAATGTAGTCACCAAAAAAGGGggagaaataaacaaaaactgaCTTAAGGACAACAGTCTCCTTCTCAAAGGAGACCCTCCTTTACCACAGCTGCCCTAGTGTGCCCAGACTGCTGGGCCTAATCGAGTTACTGTTAACCAATGCAGCTGGGGCCTGACTAATGTCAGGAATGGGTGAAAAGCGCAAGACATTGGCTTGGTGTCCCCAATTCCTCCTTTTATGTTTGGCTTTAAAATACAAAAGTAGCATGATCCCACATTCAGGACTGGAGTTCATATTTGGATGAACTTTGACCACAGAGTATAACAACACAAAAGGCAAACGTTGAAGCGAATAAAGGAAGACATAAGGGCGGTGTCAAAGTTTAGCCCACTCGACCGCCTTAAATTAAATTCATGCACTATCACAATCTAATCATCTCCAATAAAGAGGCACTGGCTTTTCCTCCCTTTCCAGCATGCTCCACCATAAGAAGAGCTGTCTTGACCTCCAGATCTACAGCCAGGGGTCCTCGTTGCTAGGGAGTAAAACACGACCAAGCCCCTAATACCCTCTTCTCTTGGGCTCCTTACCAATTAGAGATGTTTACAGGTCAGAGGCTCACTCTAAGTCATTCTGATTAGTGATTGCGTGTAGAGGGGGTAAGAACTAAAAGTGGGAGTACAATCCTCTTCACTTACAAATTAGAGTCAAACGGTGTACTGCTCTTAATTCCTCTGACAGCTCTGATAAAAACCAGGGTGTGTATAGTGGGGCGGGGTCATGTGTCTAACTAGAGTCAGGACAGAATGAATAATATACCAACAGATCTTTGCTGTAGCATTTGGCATAGCAGAGTGAATAAAATATTAGGTTTATGACAACatcactgaaaaaaataatgcaGGATACGTTTCAACAAATATGTTTAGTTTAAGTAAATGCCAACTGTGTTGATGCGTTTTATTTGCTAGTTTTAGGGCTAAGCGGTAGTCGAACATTCTATTCTTTCCTTACAAGTGTAAGTTAATAGCTCAAGATTGGTTAATAAGGCTTCAGAACTGTGCATATAGGGTGTAGCTGTATTTATGTATGCTTATGTGGACAGCATAAGGTGATCTCATGAAAATATCTTACTGACATCTAATTTACTCATTCAAGCCTTTTGTATTTGGACCAGGCAAGCTGTCAGGCTCCAGGGAACATAATTTACTCCTGCCCCCCTTGTCCAGCACGCCAAGTGACACCATCTATGGATTTTGGGGAGTCATTCTAGCACAATGCCTCTAATTTAGTTCCCCAATAGGAGGGGGAAGAAATGCGCCAGAGGTCATACCGGACTGCGAGCCAGCGAGATTGCATGCTAGGGAACAAGAAGAAACGAGGGGGTGGGTTAGGGGTGCGGTCCCCCAAAGGCTGCTAAGGGTCGAGCCCTTGCCATTGTGTGACCTCTAGCAAGCTAGCAATCAAGTCAGCTGCTGAAGAAACAAAGGGGTTCGTTGAACAGTGAACCATGATTGTAAAGCCATTGTGGTATAACTTACATTAGGACATTTATTTTACCcatttataataaaaatgaatataaaaagtCGTATAGCGTGCGATTGAAGTGGTAAAGCAACCCTAATAATCATGAGATGAGTCAGTCAGTAGCAGGTGTCAACATTTCGCCTGTGGTTGTACTTTGACAGGTCTGTCAAACAGCgagtttttatttgtttattcgcGGACAAAAGCATGTTAGCGCAAAGGACAGGGTTCCGGTATGTTGATATCCAAAACCCGGTCAACGTTAGCTGGCAATAGCTTAGCTATTGGCTTTTCGACACTATTGCCACTGCCCAACAACTCTGGTAATACAGATAGCGTCCAGCTAACGCGAGGCTAATGTCAGTCGTTAGCTAGGTTAAGCTGGGCTAAGGTTAGCCAATTAGCCTGGGAATAAGACTGTCTTAAGTAATTCACGAAAGTTTCAATACTCGTCCAATGTTATTGCTTTAGATACATAAAGGCTACGGATACAAAACACGCATTGTTAAGAACATCGGGTAACCACAGATTTGACATATAGTAGGTAAAGACATAGACGAGCTTGAAGACTGTAGCTACCTGCTTGGTCGGGTCGTTCCTCCCGTGTTCAGAAGACAGGTGATGCCTCAGCAGCAAGGCCCGCTTATAGTTCCGACTGCCTTTCACAAGCTCGTCGCTGTTCTTGGTGGCAATGTTGTGACACCAAGAGCAAGACATGAGTCCCCTTTCTTGGCAAAATTTGAGCCATGGAAACTCTTGCAACCACGACGCGTGAAATAGAGAATGTTTCTGAAGTTGCTTTTGAGGTCTCATCTTTAGCCAGGATTTCCGGGAGCCTGCCTCGACTCTGTTATCCTCGGGTCCCGTCCCTCCGCTCCCCGCCGACACACCGTCTAAATTGTTCCCCGGACAGTTCTCTGCGGACCCGCTGCTTCGCTCCGTCGAGTCGTTTTCCCCTTCCACAGAGCCGACGCGGTCGTCACTCTCGTCGGCTGCCCAGCTACCCCCTTCCGggtcctcttcttcctccacctcggGTTCAGTGCTATCGCTGACAGATCCGGTGCCGTCCACTGTTCCCTGCGATGGTCCTTTCGCTTCCAGGTCCCGGTCCCCCTCTTGATCGGGCTTGTTACCGTTCAAATGTTGTTCTTGACAGGCCCAGGCCTCACAGCTGTTTGTCTTACCCCCACCGTTACCGCTGGAACCCGCTGCAGCCAATCCACCTCCTCGGAAAGCAAGCGTCCTGCGGTTTCTCTCTCCGGACATTTTCTTAATATAATGCAATCTTCACTTCTTCCAACTGTATTCTCCCCGTCAAATTTCAAATGTATAAATTGTATTGGTTAAAATCTCGAATGAGGTGGACGGTCGTCGTTGTTCTCCGCGGCGGGCTCCCGGTGACAGTGTGTAGGTTATGCGGAAATAAATAAGGGTTTTAAAGGCATAATGAATTTCAGGGTTCTAGCTGCGTCCGCGCAGGCCCTGCAGAGGTCGAATGGCAACGACTTTCCCCATAATGCACCACGACCAGAgaaagggggtggagggggagggggggcgcgcTCTGTTAAAGGAAGATGGGGGTGCTGTCGAACACCAAGGGGTCTTTGTGTTACAGGCTGCACCCATTTTCCGCGTGCTTTTTATCTTTAGTTTTGCTTGTCCTCGACCCATAAACCCCTGTCGGCGTGTAAAGCCTCATGGCAAACAGGGGTTACTGCCTTTATTCCCGCGGATCAACTACAGACGACGATTCGTGCTGGTCACGAGCTTCTTTCAGAGTGAATGAAAAAAGTACAACAAGTGGCCAGCGGGAGCGTAATAAGGTGTAAAAGCAGGTGTAATTAAACTCAATGTGCAGAGTTTATTACTCGTCGTTAGTATGGTGTAAGGTTAATGGCATTTAATCTGAATATATTTCAAACTTTTTGCAAATAAGTTg from the Gadus morhua chromosome 22, gadMor3.0, whole genome shotgun sequence genome contains:
- the zbtb10 gene encoding zinc finger and BTB domain-containing protein 10, with product MSGERNRRTLAFRGGGLAAAGSSGNGGGKTNSCEAWACQEQHLNGNKPDQEGDRDLEAKGPSQGTVDGTGSVSDSTEPEVEEEEDPEGGSWAADESDDRVGSVEGENDSTERSSGSAENCPGNNLDGVSAGSGGTGPEDNRVEAGSRKSWLKMRPQKQLQKHSLFHASWLQEFPWLKFCQERGLMSCSWCHNIATKNSDELVKGSRNYKRALLLRHHLSSEHGRNDPTKQDSERTSENSSPCNIPPEEDYRNKPNENSYCYQLLQELDKQRRGGVLCDVNIVVCGQVFRAHKNILVAGSRYFKTLYCLSKGDGQDQGTVTHLDVAAVQGFSVLLDFLYSGNLLLTSQNVIEVMSVASYLQMTEVVRTCRAFIKDALNISIKQEVPDAVVVDYNKRRTVTTDGHPLDRKPSNFWATNILSKLSIKASCTSGGGGGSNGTGGPAKEASEAVKEEVSDVELSAAGGEGCALGASGASGGWGRHNDSSPYSADASETQGHDGQGQVFVWNEPATGGAAAAPAAAIKREAAGSGRRKKQATTRRFVYNVQPEPEEGFDEGMFIQPSASYPREDFSYLSENAELANQIQYSDLQDSQQGESWENGESSDLALNKLKCPHCNYIAKHRRTLKRHLIIHSGVRSFSCDICGKLFTRREHVKRHSLVHKKDKKYKCMVCKKIFMLAASVGIRHGSRRYGVCVDCADSHQASQGGLEGLDPMEFARDDDDFDGEEGEEGEEADDAADIDQSNWGEAAAPPDD